The Streptomyces sp. NBC_00435 nucleotide sequence GGGCGGCCTCACGCTGCGGGATGCCGAGGGCTGGTGCCTGCCCCTGGACGTCCACCGCTGGTGTGCGAAGGCCGACGCCGCGGACCGGGGCGTCGTGGACCGCTGCGCGGGCCGGGTCCTGGACATCGGGTGCGGGGCCGGGCGCCTCGTCGTGGAAGCATCCCGACGAGGGCACCGCGTCCTGGGCATCGACGTGTGCCCGACCGCCGTCATCTCCACGGTCTGCCGGGGCGGCAGGGCGGTCAGCCGGTCTGTATTCGAGCCGATCCCCGACGAGGGCCACTGGGACACGGCGCTCCTGGCCGACGGGAACATCGGCATCGGCGGGGATCCGGGCCACCTGCTGGAGCGCGTCCGGGGCCTGGT carries:
- a CDS encoding class I SAM-dependent methyltransferase, with protein sequence MNTAASMRTSGLEPWQRGPYADALCAAEGGLTLRDAEGWCLPLDVHRWCAKADAADRGVVDRCAGRVLDIGCGAGRLVVEASRRGHRVLGIDVCPTAVISTVCRGGRAVSRSVFEPIPDEGHWDTALLADGNIGIGGDPGHLLERVRGLVRFRGLLIAETAPCDVDERRRVRIHAGQTAKGPFFAWATVGSRALVLHARKSGWTPVEQWTDASVSGERHFVALRARS